One part of the Arabidopsis thaliana chromosome 1 sequence genome encodes these proteins:
- the GGH3 gene encoding gamma-glutamyl hydrolase 3 (gamma-glutamyl hydrolase 3 (GGH3); FUNCTIONS IN: hydrolase activity, omega peptidase activity, catalytic activity; INVOLVED IN: glutamine metabolic process; LOCATED IN: vacuole; EXPRESSED IN: 22 plant structures; EXPRESSED DURING: 13 growth stages; CONTAINS InterPro DOMAIN/s: Peptidase C26, gamma-glutamyl hydrolase (InterPro:IPR015527), Peptidase C26 (InterPro:IPR011697); BEST Arabidopsis thaliana protein match is: gamma-glutamyl hydrolase 2 (TAIR:AT1G78680.1); Has 364 Blast hits to 360 proteins in 88 species: Archae - 0; Bacteria - 9; Metazoa - 192; Fungi - 0; Plants - 79; Viruses - 0; Other Eukaryotes - 84 (source: NCBI BLink).) — MWRFCFFLSLLFFDVSAVKSAESIFLPSQIGVEDSRVFESLSLSPVCSAADPNLNYKPVIGILTHPGEGRWDARLHSLKNYAYATNISYIAASYVKLAETGGARVIPLIYNEPEEILFQKLELVNGVIFTGGWAKTGLYYDVVEKIFNKVMEKNDAGEHFPVYAMCLGFEILSMIISQNRDILERFNSVNYASSLQFFKNVNIEATVFQRFPPELLKKLSADCLVMQNHYFGISPDNFQGNPYLSSFFNIVTTSADKDSKTFVSTIRSKRYPVTAFQWHPEKNAFEWGSSEIPHSEDAIQVTQHAANYLVSEARKSMNRPSSEKVLSNLIYNYKPTYSGYKGSGDDEVYIFT, encoded by the exons ATGTGGagattctgcttcttcttatcGTTACTATTCTTTGATGTTAGCGCGGTGAAATCTGCAGAATCGATTTTCCTCCCAAGTCAAATCGGAGTTGAAGATTCCCGCGTCTTTGAATCTCTTAGTCTTAGTCCTGTATGCTCCGCGGCTGATCCAAACCTCAACTACAAGCCGGTCATCGGGATTCTGACCCACCCTGGCGAAGGTCGATGGGACGCTCGTCTTCACTCTCTGAAAAACTACGCCTACGCGACGAACATATCGTACATCGCAGCTTCGTATGTGAAGTTAGCTGAGACTGGTGGAGCTCGTGTGATTCCTCTTATCTACAACGAGCCTGAAGAAATCTTGTTTCAG AAGCTAGAATTGGTAAATGGTGTGATATTCACAGGTGGTTGGGCTAAAACAGGGTTATATTACGATGTTGTGGAGAAAATCTTCAAT AAAGTTATGGAGAAAAATGATGCTGGAGAACATTTTCCGGTGTACGCCATGTGTCTTGGATTCGAGATTTTGTCAATGATCATAAGTCAG AACAGAGACATTCTTGAGAGGTTTAACTCAGTAAACTATGCATCAAGTCTccagttttttaaaaacgttaatatCGAAGCAACCGTGTTCCAAAG ATTTCCTCCAGAGCTGTTGAAAAAGCTCAGTGCAGACTGTTTGGTTATGCAGAACCACTAT TTTGGTATCTCACCAGACAACTTTCAAGGCAATCCTTATCTGTCTAGTTTCTTCAATATCGTCACAACCAGCGCCGATAAAGACAGCAAG aCTTTTGTTTCAACTATTCGATCAAAACGATACCCTGTGACCGCCTTCCAATGGCATCCAGAG AAAAATGCATTCGAATGGGGATCATCTGAAATCCCACACTCTGAGGACGCAATTCAGGTGACTCAACATGCTGCAAATTATCTAGTCAG TGAAGCCAGAAAGTCAATGAACAGACCATCTTCTGAGAAAGTGCTGAGCAATCTCATCTACAACTACAAGCCTACGTACTCCGGATACAAAGg